One stretch of Hymenobacter chitinivorans DSM 11115 DNA includes these proteins:
- a CDS encoding TrmH family RNA methyltransferase has translation MVSKAVAKYVHALHLKKYRLRHQAFLVEGGKSVVELLRSGLLTERVLLTAEFAAKIPPIPAKVPVEIVTEEELTKLGTLANNTTALAIARLPEETPLQPSPNQLLLALDEVRDPGNLGTLIRLADWYGLQGVVCSESCADPWAPKTIAATMGSFARVPVWQRELPEWLDELPADLPRYGAHLEGDNVHRLSLRPGGVLIMGSESHGPRPEVLARLTQRLFIPGAGGAESLNVAVSAAILLDNFHRQL, from the coding sequence ATGGTTTCAAAAGCAGTAGCGAAATACGTGCACGCGCTGCACCTGAAGAAATACCGGCTCCGCCACCAAGCCTTCCTGGTGGAAGGCGGCAAAAGTGTGGTGGAGCTGTTACGTTCCGGGCTCTTAACGGAGCGGGTGCTGCTGACGGCTGAGTTTGCCGCAAAAATCCCGCCCATCCCCGCGAAGGTACCGGTTGAAATCGTGACGGAGGAAGAATTAACCAAACTTGGTACCCTGGCCAACAATACCACGGCCCTGGCCATTGCCCGCCTGCCCGAGGAAACGCCCCTGCAACCCTCGCCCAACCAGCTGCTGCTGGCCCTCGACGAAGTGCGCGACCCGGGCAACCTGGGCACCCTCATCCGCCTGGCCGACTGGTACGGGCTGCAGGGCGTGGTCTGCTCCGAGTCGTGCGCCGACCCGTGGGCGCCCAAAACCATTGCCGCCACCATGGGCTCGTTTGCCCGCGTGCCGGTGTGGCAGCGCGAATTGCCCGAGTGGCTCGATGAGCTGCCCGCCGACTTGCCCCGCTACGGCGCCCACCTCGAGGGCGACAATGTCCACCGGCTCAGCCTGCGCCCCGGCGGCGTGCTGATTATGGGCAGCGAGTCGCACGGGCCGCGGCCTGAGGTGCTGGCCCGCCTTACCCAGCGCCTGTTTATTCCCGGGGCCGGCGGGGCCGAAAGCCTGAACGTGGCCGTGTCGGCCGCTATTCTGCTCGACAACTTCCACCGGCAGCTGTAG
- a CDS encoding outer membrane beta-barrel protein produces MKRFSALLALLLLTVLTGPTRSQAADKPANDDTIVVKLPNQATMTLYTKNKEQLRELRTYRLDTLMALLDRYIHQAELASKNAGNSPVTMEFYPAKDHPGSQAPEQIRVTVRNEEPTTKVAVKGYKFGQVFSISVKEGKNGKDGDDEVSINIGRDDSHRGDSLREANRRTKREEHASRAVHSNFSLDLGLNALTNRSGLSEEQFDLKPTGSRYVSLNWHYDIRLGGRRSPLFLVLGPELAFNNYMFDNNRRLFATDTRTTILREPFLNLEKSKLATTVVNVPLLAKLNFKDKSGNDAFRLGAGGFGGYRLASHTKIKYEDEGHTRKDKDRGSFNLEDFQYGVQGLIGVRGIDLFVKYNMNELFKNNRGPQAQTISFGVSILD; encoded by the coding sequence ATGAAACGTTTTTCCGCGCTGTTGGCCCTGCTGCTGCTGACAGTTTTGACGGGCCCCACCCGCTCCCAGGCCGCCGATAAGCCCGCCAACGACGACACCATCGTGGTGAAATTGCCCAACCAGGCCACCATGACCCTCTATACCAAGAACAAGGAACAGCTGCGCGAGCTGCGGACCTACCGCCTCGATACGCTCATGGCCCTGTTGGACCGTTACATTCACCAGGCCGAGCTGGCCAGCAAGAATGCCGGCAACAGCCCCGTCACCATGGAGTTTTACCCGGCCAAGGACCACCCCGGCAGCCAGGCCCCCGAGCAAATCCGGGTGACGGTGCGCAACGAGGAACCCACCACCAAAGTGGCCGTGAAGGGCTACAAGTTCGGGCAAGTGTTCAGCATCTCGGTCAAGGAAGGAAAGAACGGTAAGGACGGGGACGACGAAGTTTCCATTAACATCGGCCGCGACGACTCGCACCGCGGGGACTCGCTGCGCGAAGCCAACCGCCGGACCAAGCGCGAAGAGCACGCCAGCCGCGCCGTGCACAGCAACTTCTCCCTCGACCTGGGCCTGAACGCGCTGACCAACCGCTCGGGCCTGAGCGAGGAGCAGTTCGACCTCAAGCCCACCGGCTCACGCTACGTTAGCCTAAACTGGCACTACGACATCCGCCTGGGCGGCCGCCGCAGTCCGCTGTTTCTGGTGCTGGGCCCCGAGCTGGCCTTCAACAACTACATGTTCGACAACAACCGCCGCCTGTTTGCCACCGACACCCGCACGACCATTCTGCGGGAGCCCTTTCTGAACCTGGAAAAAAGCAAGCTGGCCACCACCGTCGTGAATGTGCCGCTGCTGGCCAAGCTCAATTTCAAGGATAAAAGCGGGAACGACGCCTTTCGCCTCGGAGCCGGGGGCTTTGGCGGCTACCGCCTGGCCAGCCACACCAAAATCAAGTACGAGGATGAAGGCCACACCCGCAAAGACAAAGACCGGGGCAGCTTCAACCTGGAAGACTTTCAGTATGGCGTACAGGGCCTAATCGGCGTGCGGGGCATCGACCTGTTCGTGAAGTACAACATGAACGAGCTGTTCAAGAACAACCGCGGCCCCCAGGCCCAGACCATCAGCTTCGGCGTCTCGATTCTGGACTAG